The nucleotide window TGATCGTCGCTTCCTTCTCGATATACAGGTCGCCCGAAGGGATGTAGGCCTCCGGCTGGTAGTAATCGTAGTAGGAAACGAAGTATTCGACCGCGTTGTTCGGGAAGAACTGCTTGAACTCGTGATAGAGCTGAGCGGCCAGCGTCTTGTTATGCGCCAACACCAGCGCGGGGCGGTTCAGCTCCTCGATGACCTTGGCCATGGAGTAGGTCTTGCCCGAACCCGTGACACCGAGCAGCACCTGATGCTGCTCGCCCGAGTTCACGCCCGAGACCAGCTCCGGAATTGCCCGCGCCTGGTCACCGCGCGGCATATATTCGCTTACCAGTTCGAAGTCCACACTCATGATGGTATATGGATGCTGGAGCAAGCGTCGCCGACGCTTGCTCCAGCATCATTCCACTGCGTTATGGCTGCTCCTCGCTCACCGACGGCGGTGCATCCTGCGGCGCGGCCCCCCATGACTTGTCAGGTTCCGTGCCCAGGACAAACTGCAGGCGGCCTCCATCGCTCATGTTCTGGAAGGTGATCCAGTTCTTCGCGTGCGCCGCTCCGTTCAGCCTCACACCCTGGATATATGGCGTGCTCTCCGGATTGGGCGAGGTCTCGATCGTGAATATCTTGCCCTTGTACGGCGCCTGCAGGTGGATGACAACCTTGGGAAATACCGGGCTGGTCAACTCATAGGCGAGACTCGCAGGATCGACCGAGTAGAAGCCCATCATGCTCATCACCGCCCAGGACGACATCTCTCCACAGTCGTCGTTGCCGGGAATGCCATCCGGCGTATCCGGATAGTTCTCCTTGAGCACACGCCGCACCACGCGCTGCGTCTCCCATGGCTGTCCGGAGAAGTTGAACTCAAAGGGTGCCTGCAGATCCGTTTCGTTATAGGGGTTGTAGTACTGGCCGTACCAGCCCGGCGTCTTGTAGTCGAAGAACGCAGTCAGGCGCTGGTTGAAGAGATCCTGCCCCATAGCCTTCACCAGCCAGGCCATGTCCGCAGGGGCGAACCACTGGTAGTGCCAGCCTGAGCCCTCAATGAAACCTTTGCCGTTCTGCACCGGATCGAAGTTCGGCACCCAGCTTCCATCCGCATTGCGAGGCTGGAAGTAGAGGTTCTCAGGATTGAAGACGTTCCGGTAGTACAGTGCGCGGTCATACATCGTCTTCGCGTCGTCCGTCTTGCCCAGCGCCTTCGCCAGACGATACAGCGAGGCATACGCGATCGCGTCCTCCTGGATCTGCGACACCGAGCCATACTCCACCTTGTCGTTGGGCACATAATGCAGCGTGTTGATCCACTGCATGCCGATCTGTCCCTGATATGGCTTGCCTTCGGGAGCAGGCTGCGTTGCATCGAGCCACATACCCTTCCATGCTGTGTCGATATCGAAATCATGCAACCCATCGAGCCACGCCGTGCTCACGATCACGCTCAGAGGACTGCCGGCCATGATGTTCGTATAGGCGTTGATCTGTGGCCAGCGATCGATCCATCCGCCCTGCCGATACATCAGCGCGACCGACTCCGCCATATCCTCCACACGCTTCGGCTCGATCAATGCCAACAACGGCATCTGGCTGCGATAAATATCCCATCCGGAGAAATTTCCGTAGAGCAGATGGCCGGCCTTTACTTGATGAATTACGTTGTCGAAGCCGATATAACGCCCATCCACATCGCTCAGAACGCTCGGCATCAACAGACTGTGATAGAGCCCCGTATAAAAGACCCGTGTATTCGTCTCCGATCCGCCGGAGACTTCGATCACACTCAGCGCCTTGTTCCATGCGGACTCGGCGCTTGCACGAATCTGCTCGAAGCTCTTTCCCTCAGCCTCTGTCTTGAGATTGTTCCGCGCGCCTGCAAGATCGACATACGAGATTCCGATCTGCGCCGTCACCGTCTGTTGCTGGTTCGACGCCGGCCACGAGGCATAGGCTCCGATCCACCGGCCGGGAGCTGTCTGTGTAGCCGAACGGCCGCTTTCTTCCGGAGCAACCGCGTGGTCTGGGACACCATTCCATGTCCCGGAGCTCCCGACGCTGCGGTCGAAGCGGATCACAAAATAAATCTTGTATGTCTGCTTCACGCCGCAGAAGGCTTCGTTTTCCACGAAACCCTCCATCTCGCGATCGCCTACAACCCGAATCTCTGCGCCCGTCGTGTGATTCAGCGTGTGGCTGATGGGCACCAGAACATTCGCGGCTTTGCCCGCTGGAAAAGTAAAGCGCACCATGCCCGTGCGATCTGTCGCGGTCAGCTCCGCGTTCACGTCCTGGCGCAGCAGACGGACCTGATAGTAGCCAGGGGCAGCCTTCTCCTGATCATGCGAATAAGGCGATTCAAAATTGGCTTCCTGTGTCGAGACCGGGCCGGTGGTCGCCGTAACGAAAACCTCGCCCTCATTGGAGCAGCCCACGCCACTCATGTGGGTCATGCTGAATCCTTTGATCGTGTCCTGATAATAGTGGTAGCCGAGCCCGTGATCTTCCGTGTCAGGACTGAACTGTGCCATGCCGAACGGCATCACCGCTCCCGGAAACAGATTCTCACTGTCGCCCGGCCCCTTGCCGGTTCCAACAAAGGGATTAACCTTCTGCGCCGGCCCATCGGCCTGCGCGTCATTCCCGGCTGACGCGTATGCAACCGTGCCCACAGCGATCAATGGCGTAAGAGCAAGCGTAAGAATCCCTATCGACCTCACACGGAACAACCCCAGGACAGAACAATGGACCGGCATGCATGACTCCTCTGGAACGGACATTCCCTGCTTTCGAGCACGGCAACGTTGCAGCCCGGTATTTCCGCCGTGCGCTCTGCGCAGCTATGGTAACGTTTCCTCAGCAGATACGGAAACCCTCTTTTGTATTCGCTCTTCTATCCCTGCAACCGTTATTCTGACTGCGCTATGCCCCCGATGCCACGCCTGCTCCCTCTCTGCCTTGCTGCCGTCTCCGTGCTGCCGTTCGCTGCCGCCGCACCTGCTGCTCTGGCCCAATCGTCGCAGTCCGCGATCACCACAGCACCCGAAGCCTCCTATAGCCCCATTGCCGACCCCAAAGCCATCGTCCGCTTTGGACACACGCGCTTCACCGTTCTCACTCCGCAGCTCATCCGCATGGAGTATGCAGCCGACGACAAATTCGAAGATCACCCTTCCTTCGTTTTTCTCAATCGCCGCCTCCCTGTTCCAGAATTTTCCGTGAAGCGCTCCGGCAAGAAACTCACTCTCATCACCCACAGCCTCACGCTGGTCTATGACGGCTCTGGAAGCGGCGGCTTCACTGCGGACAATCTCACCGTCACGCTTCAACTCGACGGCAAACCTGTCACCTGGCATCCTGGCCTTGAAGACAGCGGCAACCTGCTCGGCACCACACGCACCCTCGACGGCGCTCTCGGTGACAAAACCCGCGAGCCTATCGGCCAGGGCCTTGTCTCACGCAATGGATGGTCTGTTGTCGACGACTCCAAGCGGCCACTTTTCGATTCCGACGACTTCACCTTTGCGAAGGGCGAAAACAGTGAATGGCCCTGGGTCATGGTGCGCCCTGCGGGCGACCGCACCGATCTCTACTTCTTTGGCTACGGCCACGATTACAAGCAGGCGCTTCAGGATTATGTAACCGTCGCTGGACGGATTCCCCTGCCGCCTCGTTTTGCCTTCGGTGCATGGTGGTCACGCTACTGGGCATACAGCGACCAGGAGCTCGAGAACCTTGTCCGCGGTTTCCGCGAGAACGATGTGCCGCTCGATGTATTGGTCATCGATATGGATTGGCACCTCAACAAGCGGCAACTCGAGGCCAAGCATGAGGAAGACCAGTCCGGCCATGATCTCGGCTGGTCGGGATACACATGGAATCCGCTGCTCTTCCCCGATCCCAAAGCGTTTCTCGACCATATCCACAAGGAAGGTCTGAAGGTTACGCTCAATCTGCATCCGGCTTCCGGCGTGCAGCCATGGGAAGACGCCTACCCGGCGATGGCGCGCGCCATGGGCATCGATCCGGCCACACATAAATACGTGCCCTTCGATATCTCCAATAAGAGATTCGCGCTGAATTACATGAACCTGCTGCACCATCCGCTGGAGAAAGAAGGCGTAAACTTCTGGTGGCTCGACTGGCAGCAGGAGCTCGACTCGAATCTCCCCGGTGTGAACAATACGTGGTGGCTTAACTACGTTCACTTCACCGACCAGGAACGCGAAGGCAAGCGTCCTCTGCTCTTCCACCGCTGGGGTGGGCTCGGCAACCATCGCTATCAGATCGGCTTCTCCGGCGACACGGTCTCCGTGTGGCCATCCCTCGCCTTCCAGCCCTGGTTCACCGCGACCGCCGCCAATGTCGGCTATGCCTACTGGAGCCACGACATCGGCGGCCACATGCCTGGCGCTGTCGAACCCGAACTCTTTACCCGCTGGGTGCAGTTCGGCGCCTTCAGCCCCATCCTGCGCACGCATACGACGAAGAATCCGGACTCCGAACGCCGCATCTGGGCTTATCCGGCCACTTATGCCGATGTCATGCGCAATGCCTTCCAGATGCGTTACGCGCTCCAGCCTTACATTTACACCGAAGCGCGCCGCACCTATGACACGGGCCTCGCCTTCGTTCATCCGCTTTACTACGACTGGCCGGAAGCTGACGCAGCCTACTCGCAACGCAGTGAGTATGCCTTCGGCAGCCAGATGATCGTGCAGCCTGTCGTCACGCAGATGGACGCTTCCACGCAACTTGCACACGAGAAAATCTGGATTCCGGATGGAGAGTGGGTAGAACGCGACACCGGCAAGCACTTTACTGGCCCGCAGCTTGTCGATCGCAACTTCTCGCTCGATCAGATTCCGGTCTACATCCGCGCCGGCGCGATCCTTCCCATGCAGCCGCCCATGCTGCACACCGGAGCGAAGCCGGTGGATCCGCTCATCGTGAATGTCTATCCGCTCGATGACGGGCAGAAGTCCACGTATCGCCTCTATGAAGACGCCAGCGATTCCGAGGCATACAAGAGCGGTGTCTGCACCTGGACTCCGCTCACCGCAAGCCAGTCCGGCGACACCCTGACCGTCGAAGTCTCCCCGGCCGAAGGCCAGTATCCCGGCATGCTCGAATCGCGCGGCTACGAAATTCGTCTGCCGCTCGACTGGCCGCCGGATTCTGTAACCGTCAATGGCACAGATATCGCTCAGCATGATGGCGAGTCGGGATGGACCTACGATGGCAACAGGCTGACTACCACGATCCGCGTGCCCAGCCAGTCGGTGCACTCGCCACTGCGTGTCGAAATCCATCGTGCGCCTGGCTCGCTTGCTTCACGCAGCAAACTCGATGGCTTCCCCGGCTCCATTACCCGTTTGCGGGCCGCTTATGATGCGCTGAACTCCATGTGGCCCTTCACCTGGTCGTCCGATCCGCTAATCGATGCGCTGCAGACAGGCGACCGCATGCACTACCATCCGCAGGATGCACGCAACGAGCTCACCCGCTTCTCCGGCGTCTATGCGCAGGCGATGGACGAACTCCATGCGAAAGTGACTGCGGCAAACATTCCCGACGATCAGCTCGCAAAACAGCTCATGCAGGACAAAGGAGCTGACACCAACATCGAGCGCGCCCGCCGCTACAAAGCCGCTCTGAACCGCGCGCTCGCACTCCTGAATGACGGCAAGCCAGCCCAGTAATCGAAACGGACAACACAACCCTGGCAGCAAACAAAATGCGGAGGGCCCAAGGGCGCTCCGCTTTTTGTTGATAGAGGTTTCGTGCGCTTTAGAACTGGAAGCGCATGGCGAGCTGCGTACG belongs to Silvibacterium dinghuense and includes:
- a CDS encoding glycoside hydrolase family 31 protein; this translates as MPPMPRLLPLCLAAVSVLPFAAAAPAALAQSSQSAITTAPEASYSPIADPKAIVRFGHTRFTVLTPQLIRMEYAADDKFEDHPSFVFLNRRLPVPEFSVKRSGKKLTLITHSLTLVYDGSGSGGFTADNLTVTLQLDGKPVTWHPGLEDSGNLLGTTRTLDGALGDKTREPIGQGLVSRNGWSVVDDSKRPLFDSDDFTFAKGENSEWPWVMVRPAGDRTDLYFFGYGHDYKQALQDYVTVAGRIPLPPRFAFGAWWSRYWAYSDQELENLVRGFRENDVPLDVLVIDMDWHLNKRQLEAKHEEDQSGHDLGWSGYTWNPLLFPDPKAFLDHIHKEGLKVTLNLHPASGVQPWEDAYPAMARAMGIDPATHKYVPFDISNKRFALNYMNLLHHPLEKEGVNFWWLDWQQELDSNLPGVNNTWWLNYVHFTDQEREGKRPLLFHRWGGLGNHRYQIGFSGDTVSVWPSLAFQPWFTATAANVGYAYWSHDIGGHMPGAVEPELFTRWVQFGAFSPILRTHTTKNPDSERRIWAYPATYADVMRNAFQMRYALQPYIYTEARRTYDTGLAFVHPLYYDWPEADAAYSQRSEYAFGSQMIVQPVVTQMDASTQLAHEKIWIPDGEWVERDTGKHFTGPQLVDRNFSLDQIPVYIRAGAILPMQPPMLHTGAKPVDPLIVNVYPLDDGQKSTYRLYEDASDSEAYKSGVCTWTPLTASQSGDTLTVEVSPAEGQYPGMLESRGYEIRLPLDWPPDSVTVNGTDIAQHDGESGWTYDGNRLTTTIRVPSQSVHSPLRVEIHRAPGSLASRSKLDGFPGSITRLRAAYDALNSMWPFTWSSDPLIDALQTGDRMHYHPQDARNELTRFSGVYAQAMDELHAKVTAANIPDDQLAKQLMQDKGADTNIERARRYKAALNRALALLNDGKPAQ
- a CDS encoding GH92 family glycosyl hydrolase, giving the protein MPVHCSVLGLFRVRSIGILTLALTPLIAVGTVAYASAGNDAQADGPAQKVNPFVGTGKGPGDSENLFPGAVMPFGMAQFSPDTEDHGLGYHYYQDTIKGFSMTHMSGVGCSNEGEVFVTATTGPVSTQEANFESPYSHDQEKAAPGYYQVRLLRQDVNAELTATDRTGMVRFTFPAGKAANVLVPISHTLNHTTGAEIRVVGDREMEGFVENEAFCGVKQTYKIYFVIRFDRSVGSSGTWNGVPDHAVAPEESGRSATQTAPGRWIGAYASWPASNQQQTVTAQIGISYVDLAGARNNLKTEAEGKSFEQIRASAESAWNKALSVIEVSGGSETNTRVFYTGLYHSLLMPSVLSDVDGRYIGFDNVIHQVKAGHLLYGNFSGWDIYRSQMPLLALIEPKRVEDMAESVALMYRQGGWIDRWPQINAYTNIMAGSPLSVIVSTAWLDGLHDFDIDTAWKGMWLDATQPAPEGKPYQGQIGMQWINTLHYVPNDKVEYGSVSQIQEDAIAYASLYRLAKALGKTDDAKTMYDRALYYRNVFNPENLYFQPRNADGSWVPNFDPVQNGKGFIEGSGWHYQWFAPADMAWLVKAMGQDLFNQRLTAFFDYKTPGWYGQYYNPYNETDLQAPFEFNFSGQPWETQRVVRRVLKENYPDTPDGIPGNDDCGEMSSWAVMSMMGFYSVDPASLAYELTSPVFPKVVIHLQAPYKGKIFTIETSPNPESTPYIQGVRLNGAAHAKNWITFQNMSDGGRLQFVLGTEPDKSWGAAPQDAPPSVSEEQP